In one window of Bos taurus isolate L1 Dominette 01449 registration number 42190680 breed Hereford chromosome 15, ARS-UCD2.0, whole genome shotgun sequence DNA:
- the OR10W4 gene encoding olfactory receptor family 10 subfamily W member 4, producing the protein MSWGNHSLWMEFVFLAYPSQSEPRILSFLGVSLVYTWVITGNVLIMVAIQTEARLHTPMYYFLGSLSGVEIGYTAVVVPHLLANILRSEKTITLLGCATQMGFFIGLGSADCFLLASMAYDRHAAICHPLQYPLIMPRTLCARLVVASVVLGLCLSFQLVAFVFSLPFCPARGIQHFYCDVPPVMCLVCAQSHRHEQSVLVAATLAIAVPFLLIAASYASIVAAVFRAHSASGRRRAFSTCSSHLAVVLLQYCCCAFMYLRPSSSYHPEQDQFVSLVYTLGTPLLNPFVYTLRNSEMKEAIARVLARSCLPRES; encoded by the coding sequence ATGTCCTGGGGAAACCACTCATTGTGGATGGAATTCGTGTTCCTGGCCTATCCCTCCCAGTCAGAGCCGCGCATCTTGTCCTTCCTTGGGGTCAGCCTGGTTTATACATGGGTCATCACTGGGAATGTCCTCATCATGGTGGCCATCCAGACCGAAGCCCGCCTCCACACGCCCATGTACTATTTCCTGGGCAGCCTTTCGGGAGTAGAAATCGGCTACACTGCTGTGGTGGTGCCCCACCTCCTGGCCAACATCCTACGGTCAGAGAAGACCATCACCCTGCTGGGCTGTGCCACTCAGATGGGCTTCTTCATCGGACTGGGCAGTGCCGACTGCTTCCTCCTGGCTTCCATGGCCTACGATCGCCACGCTGCCATCTGCCACCCACTGCAGTACCCTCTCATCATGCCTCGGACGCTTTGCGCCCGCTTGGTGGTGGCCTCCGTGGTCCTCGGCCTCTGCCTGTCCTTCCAGCTGGTGGCCTTTGTCTTCTCTCTGCCCTTCTGCCCAGCTCGGGGCATTCAGCACTTCTACTGTGATGTGCCCCCAGTGATGTGTCTCGTTTGTGCCCAGAGCCACAGGCATGAACAGTCAGTGCTGGTGGCGGCCACACTGGCCATCGCAGTGCCTTTCCTCCTGATCGCCGCCTCCTACGCCTCCATTGTGGCCGCGGTGTTCCGGGCCCACTCGGCCTCAGGCCGCCGCCGGGCGTTTtccacctgctcctcccacctcGCCGTGGTCCTGCTGCAGTACTGCTGCTGCGCCTTCATGTACCTGCGGCCCAGCTCCAGCTACCACCCCGAACAGGATCAGTTTGTCTCCCTGGTGTACACACTGGGGACCCCGTTGCTGAACCCGTTTGTCTACACCCTGAGGAACAGTGAGATGAAAGAGGCCATAGCAAGAGTTCTTGCCAGGAGTTGCCTCCCCCGGGAAAGCTAG